From a region of the Pseudoxanthomonas sp. X-1 genome:
- the pilB gene encoding type IV-A pilus assembly ATPase PilB, protein MTLAPAPNLVGVTGIARRLVMDGAMDEATARSVMTDAFQAKIPLSQWIHEKKLVTPSQLAAANAIEFGIPLIDASSFDPSQNALKLVSEELLQKHQVLPMFKRGNKLYVGVSDPTRMEGLDEIKFHTNLVVEPILVAEDQLRRTLETWTNASDSLAGMGGDEEDFGSLDTAGGDEESSDTGIDAKGEDTPVVKFVNKMLVDAIRRGASDIHFEPYETDYRVRLRIDGILKTVARAPQKLNQRIAARLKVMSQLDIAEKRVPQDGRIKLNLSKTRQIDFRVSTLPTLFGEKVVLRILDGSAAKLGIDKLGYEPDQQKLFLDAIHKPYGMVLVTGPTGSGKTVSLYTALGILNDDTRNISTAEDPVEIRLPGVNQVQQNNKRGMTFAAALRSFLRQDPDIIMVGEIRDLETAEIAVKAAQTGHMVLSTLHTNDAPQTIARLMNMGIAPYNITSSVTLVIAQRLARRLCPRCKRPHDIPPHALLSEGFTQADLDAGLTLYQAVGCDECTEGYKGRVGVYQVMPMTDEIAAIVLEGGGAIQIAEAAQRSGIRDLRQSALWKAKQGLTSLAEINRVTKD, encoded by the coding sequence ATGACTCTTGCTCCAGCTCCCAATCTTGTCGGTGTAACGGGCATCGCACGGCGTCTAGTGATGGATGGCGCGATGGATGAAGCAACCGCACGCTCGGTCATGACCGATGCATTCCAAGCGAAGATCCCCTTGTCACAATGGATCCACGAGAAGAAGCTTGTCACTCCATCGCAATTAGCAGCGGCCAACGCCATCGAGTTCGGCATTCCCCTAATCGACGCGTCGTCATTTGACCCCAGCCAGAACGCCTTGAAACTGGTAAGTGAAGAACTGTTGCAAAAGCACCAGGTTCTTCCGATGTTCAAACGCGGCAACAAGCTTTATGTAGGCGTTTCGGACCCTACACGCATGGAGGGGCTGGACGAAATCAAGTTCCACACTAATTTGGTCGTGGAGCCTATCTTGGTAGCCGAGGACCAACTCCGCCGCACTTTAGAGACGTGGACTAATGCTTCCGACTCACTCGCTGGCATGGGTGGCGACGAAGAGGATTTTGGCAGCCTAGACACTGCGGGCGGGGATGAAGAGAGCAGCGACACCGGGATCGACGCCAAAGGCGAGGACACGCCGGTCGTGAAGTTCGTGAACAAGATGTTGGTCGACGCGATTCGCCGCGGCGCCTCGGATATTCATTTCGAGCCTTACGAGACGGACTATCGCGTCCGTCTGCGCATCGACGGCATCCTCAAGACCGTCGCGCGCGCGCCACAGAAGCTTAACCAGCGCATCGCCGCGCGCCTGAAGGTCATGTCGCAGTTGGATATCGCTGAAAAGCGCGTACCGCAGGACGGCCGCATCAAACTCAATCTGTCCAAAACACGTCAGATCGACTTCCGCGTCAGCACCTTGCCGACGCTGTTCGGCGAAAAGGTCGTGCTGCGTATCCTGGATGGCAGCGCAGCCAAACTGGGCATCGACAAGCTGGGCTATGAGCCGGACCAACAAAAGCTGTTCCTCGACGCGATCCACAAGCCGTACGGCATGGTGCTGGTCACCGGTCCGACCGGTTCGGGCAAGACCGTATCGCTGTATACGGCCCTGGGGATCCTCAACGACGACACCCGCAACATCTCCACGGCGGAGGACCCGGTCGAAATCCGCCTGCCCGGCGTCAACCAAGTGCAACAGAACAACAAGCGCGGAATGACATTTGCCGCGGCGCTGCGCTCGTTCCTGCGTCAGGATCCGGATATCATCATGGTCGGCGAAATCCGCGACTTGGAGACGGCCGAGATCGCGGTCAAGGCCGCCCAGACCGGTCACATGGTGCTTTCTACCCTGCATACCAACGACGCGCCGCAGACCATCGCCCGTTTGATGAACATGGGCATCGCCCCGTACAACATCACCTCGTCGGTGACGCTGGTAATAGCCCAGCGCCTGGCACGCCGCCTTTGCCCACGCTGCAAGCGCCCTCACGACATCCCGCCACATGCCCTGCTGTCGGAAGGCTTTACCCAAGCCGATCTTGACGCGGGCCTGACCCTTTACCAGGCGGTTGGCTGCGACGAGTGCACGGAAGGCTACAAGGGGCGCGTAGGTGTCTACCAAGTCATGCCGATGACGGACGAGATTGCCGCGATCGTGCTGGAGGGCGGCGGCGCAATCCAGATCGCCGAGGCCGCCCAGCGTTCCGGCATCCGCGACCTGCGCCAGTCGGCGCTCTGGAAGGCCAAGCAGGGATTGACCAGCCTGGCCGAGATCAATCGCGTCACCAAGGATTGA
- a CDS encoding type II secretion system F family protein, whose protein sequence is MAVSRSAAKKSVPVARDTKQLAVFVWEGTDKRGVKMKGEQEARNANLLRAELRSKGISPTTLKPKPKPLFGGAGKPIKPSDIAFFSRQMATMMKSGVPIVTSLEIIGGGHKNPRMKKMLDSLRADIEGGSSLSEAISKFPVQFDELYRNLVRAGEGAGVLETVLDTVASYKENIEALKGKIKKALFYPAMTIAVAVLVSAILLIFVVPTFEKVFADFGAELPAFTKMIIAASHIAVDYWWLAMIVIVGGGIAAVMAFKRSPKFQHFMDRVVLKLPVIGAIMHNSAIARFSRTLAVTFRAGVPLVEALDTIAGATGNTVYEHAVHRIKDDVSVGYPVNMAMKQVNLFPHMVIQMTAIGEEAGALDTMLYKVAEYYEQEVNNAVDALSSLIEPMIMVVLGILVGGMVIGMYLPIFKLGAVVG, encoded by the coding sequence ATGGCCGTAAGCCGTTCAGCCGCCAAGAAATCCGTCCCGGTCGCGCGCGATACCAAGCAGCTGGCTGTCTTCGTCTGGGAAGGCACCGACAAGCGCGGCGTGAAGATGAAGGGCGAGCAGGAGGCTCGCAATGCCAATCTGCTCCGTGCGGAGCTGAGAAGTAAGGGCATCTCTCCCACTACGCTCAAGCCAAAGCCCAAGCCGCTCTTCGGGGGGGCCGGCAAGCCAATCAAGCCGTCCGACATCGCTTTTTTCAGCCGCCAGATGGCTACGATGATGAAATCCGGCGTGCCAATTGTGACGTCGTTGGAGATTATTGGCGGCGGACACAAGAATCCGCGCATGAAGAAGATGTTGGATTCGCTGCGCGCCGATATCGAAGGCGGCTCGTCTCTTTCCGAGGCGATCAGCAAGTTTCCTGTACAGTTCGACGAGCTGTATCGCAATCTGGTGCGCGCCGGCGAGGGCGCGGGCGTTCTGGAAACCGTGCTGGACACGGTGGCGAGCTACAAGGAGAACATCGAGGCGTTAAAGGGCAAGATCAAGAAGGCGTTGTTTTATCCCGCGATGACCATCGCGGTCGCGGTTCTGGTGAGCGCAATTCTTTTGATCTTCGTTGTGCCCACCTTTGAAAAGGTCTTCGCCGATTTCGGCGCAGAACTGCCCGCCTTCACAAAGATGATCATCGCCGCCTCGCACATCGCCGTGGACTATTGGTGGCTGGCGATGATCGTAATCGTCGGCGGCGGCATCGCGGCAGTGATGGCCTTCAAGCGTTCACCCAAGTTCCAACACTTCATGGATCGAGTGGTGCTGAAACTACCCGTTATCGGCGCCATCATGCATAACAGCGCGATCGCACGTTTTTCGCGGACGCTAGCGGTCACTTTCCGTGCTGGCGTTCCTCTGGTGGAAGCGCTCGACACGATCGCTGGCGCAACAGGAAACACGGTGTACGAGCACGCGGTTCATCGGATCAAGGACGATGTTTCCGTGGGCTACCCGGTCAATATGGCCATGAAGCAAGTCAATCTCTTTCCTCACATGGTCATCCAGATGACCGCCATTGGCGAGGAGGCGGGAGCGCTCGACACCATGCTGTACAAGGTTGCCGAGTACTACGAGCAAGAAGTCAACAACGCCGTGGATGCGCTCAGCAGCCTGATTGAGCCGATGATCATGGTGGTGTTGGGTATCCTTGTCGGCGGCATGGTCATCGGCATGTACCTGCCCATCTTCAAGCTCGGCGCGGTGGTCGGCTGA
- a CDS encoding A24 family peptidase produces MAFLDQHPELGYPVVGALGLMVGSFLNVVILRLPRRLEWQWRRDATEILEQPDLYDPPPPGIVVEPSHCPHCKHKLAWFENIPLFSWLALRGKCRYCHAPISVQYPAVELLVGLLAVTCVWRFGFGWQGFGAAVLSCFLVALSGIDLRTRLLPDTLTLPLMWLGLVASLEHLYIQPKPALLGAMAGYVSLWSVWWLFKQLTGKEGMGHGDFKLLAAIGAWVGLRGILPVILFSSLIGAVVGAAWLATKGRDRSTQIPFGPYLAVAGWVVFFWGDQIIDGYLRLSGMR; encoded by the coding sequence ATGGCGTTTCTTGATCAACACCCCGAGCTGGGGTATCCGGTGGTGGGCGCGCTTGGCCTGATGGTCGGCAGCTTCCTCAATGTGGTGATCCTGCGGCTGCCGCGGCGGCTGGAGTGGCAGTGGCGGCGCGATGCCACCGAGATCCTGGAGCAGCCTGACCTGTACGATCCACCGCCGCCGGGGATCGTGGTCGAGCCTTCGCATTGCCCGCACTGCAAGCACAAGCTGGCGTGGTTCGAGAACATTCCGCTGTTCAGCTGGCTGGCGCTGAGGGGCAAGTGTCGTTACTGCCACGCGCCGATTTCCGTGCAGTATCCGGCGGTCGAGCTGCTGGTCGGGCTGCTGGCGGTCACCTGCGTATGGCGCTTCGGCTTCGGCTGGCAGGGATTCGGGGCGGCGGTGTTGAGCTGCTTCCTGGTCGCGCTGTCGGGGATCGACCTGCGCACACGGCTGCTGCCCGATACGTTGACCTTGCCGCTGATGTGGCTGGGGCTGGTCGCCAGCCTGGAACATCTCTACATCCAGCCCAAGCCCGCGCTGTTGGGCGCGATGGCGGGCTACGTGTCGCTGTGGTCGGTCTGGTGGCTGTTCAAGCAGCTCACCGGCAAGGAGGGCATGGGCCACGGCGACTTCAAGCTGCTGGCGGCGATCGGGGCCTGGGTCGGGTTGCGCGGGATCCTGCCGGTGATCCTGTTCTCGTCGCTGATTGGCGCGGTGGTGGGTGCGGCTTGGCTGGCGACCAAGGGCCGCGATCGTTCGACCCAGATCCCGTTCGGACCTTACCTGGCCGTGGCCGGGTGGGTGGTGTTCTTTTGGGGCGACCAGATCATCGACGGGTATCTGCGGTTGTCGGGGATGCGATAG
- a CDS encoding class I fructose-bisphosphate aldolase — protein sequence MSIESLAETAQALVAPGKGILAIDESTATIGKRFAAVGIENTEARRRRYRELLLTTPRLSDHIAGAILFEETLRQSTEDGTPFPKYMASHGLIPGIKVDKGTSPLAGCPGELVTEGLDGLRDRLKAYYALGARFAKWRAVITIGEDIPSGTCIEVNAHALARYAALCQEQGLVAIVEPEVLMDGDHDIQVCYEVTEAMLRSLFGALHDQGVLLEGTLLKASMVVPGQDCEERADVEEVADSTVMCLKSTVPAILPGIVFLSGGQSDEDATAHLDAMNRLGNLPWPLSFSYGRAMQQAALAHWAQDPTGNFSAAQAIVLERAKENGLAALGKWKG from the coding sequence ATGAGCATCGAATCGCTCGCCGAAACCGCGCAGGCGCTGGTCGCCCCCGGCAAGGGCATCCTCGCCATCGACGAATCCACGGCCACCATCGGCAAGCGTTTCGCCGCGGTCGGCATCGAGAACACCGAGGCGCGCCGCCGCCGCTATCGCGAGCTGCTGCTGACCACGCCCCGGCTGAGCGATCACATCGCCGGCGCGATCCTGTTCGAGGAGACCCTGCGCCAGAGCACCGAGGACGGCACCCCGTTCCCCAAGTACATGGCCAGCCACGGCCTCATCCCCGGCATCAAGGTCGACAAGGGCACCTCGCCCCTGGCCGGCTGCCCGGGTGAACTGGTGACCGAGGGCCTAGACGGCCTGCGCGACCGGCTCAAGGCCTACTACGCCCTGGGCGCGCGCTTCGCCAAGTGGCGCGCGGTGATCACCATCGGCGAGGACATCCCCTCCGGCACCTGCATCGAGGTCAACGCCCACGCCCTGGCCCGCTACGCGGCGCTGTGCCAGGAGCAGGGCCTGGTCGCCATCGTCGAGCCGGAAGTGCTGATGGACGGCGACCACGACATTCAGGTCTGCTACGAGGTCACCGAGGCGATGCTGCGCTCGCTGTTCGGTGCGCTGCACGATCAGGGCGTGCTGCTGGAGGGCACGCTGCTCAAGGCCTCGATGGTCGTGCCGGGACAGGACTGCGAGGAGCGGGCCGACGTCGAGGAAGTCGCCGACTCGACCGTGATGTGCCTGAAGAGCACCGTGCCGGCGATCCTGCCCGGCATCGTCTTCCTCTCCGGCGGCCAGTCCGACGAGGACGCCACCGCGCATCTGGACGCGATGAACCGCCTTGGCAACCTGCCGTGGCCCTTGAGCTTCTCCTACGGCCGCGCCATGCAACAGGCCGCGCTGGCCCACTGGGCCCAGGATCCAACCGGCAACTTCTCCGCCGCCCAGGCCATCGTGCTGGAGCGCGCGAAGGAGAATGGGCTGGCGGCGCTAGGGAAGTGGAAGGGGTAG
- the pyk gene encoding pyruvate kinase has protein sequence MSQSNARRTKILATLGPATDPPGVLEDLLRAGVNVVRLNFSHGDPSAQRDRAEAVRSAASKLGLEVGILADLPGPKIRIERFAQGKVQLKTGARFDLVAREGVPAGDETQVGVSYLGLPGDVAPGDVLLLDDGMMQLRVTAVEGERIVTQVLNDGVLSDRKGLNKQGGGLSLGALSDRDRELIAIVADIGVDFIAVSFCRNAADMEEARSLARKHGSDAFLVSKIERTEAIENLKEIVGASDVVMVARGDLGVEIGDAELPGLQKQIIRESIEQNKVVITATQMLQSMVESPLPTRAEVMDVANAVIDGTDAVMLSAETAAGTYPVRAVEAMARICVGAERSFSMDTDFEAAQRNLQRADHAIAMATMFLSEHIKLGGVVALSESGGTAGFLSRFRSTVPVYAFSRHGGARRRMALMRGVHPIAFDSRGMVPREAARASIQMLVKAGALGPGDRVVFTSGEHMETHGATNTLRLLEVGEDGRASGLGEL, from the coding sequence ATGAGCCAATCCAACGCCCGCCGCACCAAGATCCTGGCCACGCTCGGCCCTGCCACCGATCCGCCCGGCGTGCTGGAGGATCTGCTGCGCGCCGGCGTGAACGTGGTGCGTCTCAACTTTTCCCATGGCGACCCGTCGGCCCAGCGCGACCGCGCCGAAGCCGTGCGCAGCGCCGCCAGCAAGCTGGGCCTGGAGGTGGGCATCCTGGCCGATCTGCCGGGTCCGAAGATCCGCATCGAGCGCTTCGCGCAGGGCAAGGTGCAGCTGAAGACCGGCGCGCGCTTCGACCTGGTCGCGCGCGAGGGCGTGCCGGCCGGCGACGAGACCCAGGTCGGCGTGAGCTACCTCGGCCTGCCAGGCGACGTGGCGCCCGGCGATGTGCTGCTGCTCGACGACGGCATGATGCAGCTGCGCGTCACCGCCGTGGAAGGCGAGCGCATCGTCACCCAGGTGCTCAACGACGGCGTGCTGTCCGACCGCAAGGGCCTGAACAAGCAGGGCGGCGGCCTGTCGCTGGGCGCGCTGAGCGACCGCGACCGCGAGCTGATCGCCATCGTCGCCGACATCGGCGTGGACTTCATCGCCGTCTCCTTCTGCCGCAACGCGGCCGACATGGAGGAAGCGCGGAGCCTGGCGCGCAAGCACGGCAGCGACGCCTTCCTGGTGTCCAAGATCGAGCGCACCGAGGCCATCGAGAACCTGAAGGAGATCGTCGGCGCCAGCGACGTGGTGATGGTCGCGCGCGGCGATCTGGGCGTGGAGATCGGCGACGCCGAGCTGCCGGGGCTGCAGAAGCAGATCATTCGCGAGTCGATCGAACAGAACAAGGTCGTCATCACCGCGACCCAGATGCTGCAGTCGATGGTGGAGAGCCCGCTGCCCACGCGCGCGGAGGTCATGGACGTGGCCAATGCGGTCATCGACGGCACCGACGCGGTGATGCTCTCGGCCGAGACCGCCGCCGGCACCTATCCGGTGCGCGCGGTGGAGGCGATGGCGCGCATCTGCGTGGGCGCCGAACGCTCGTTCTCGATGGATACCGATTTCGAGGCGGCCCAGCGCAACCTGCAGCGCGCCGACCACGCCATCGCGATGGCCACGATGTTCCTGTCCGAGCACATCAAGCTGGGCGGCGTGGTGGCCCTGAGTGAATCCGGCGGTACCGCGGGCTTCCTGTCGCGGTTCCGTTCCACCGTGCCGGTGTACGCCTTCTCGCGTCACGGCGGCGCGCGGCGGCGCATGGCGCTGATGCGCGGCGTCCATCCCATCGCCTTCGACAGCCGCGGCATGGTGCCGCGCGAGGCCGCCCGCGCGAGCATCCAGATGCTGGTCAAGGCCGGCGCCCTGGGGCCGGGCGACCGCGTGGTGTTCACCAGTGGCGAGCACATGGAGACCCACGGCGCCACCAATACCCTGCGCCTGCTGGAAGTGGGCGAGGACGGCCGCGCCAGCGGCCTGGGCGAGCTGTAA
- a CDS encoding HAD-IA family hydrolase, with product MAFLPTLFFDLDGTLVDSEPGIVNGIAHVFEALRQPVPPREALRAWIGPPMRDSFQAAFGDETRVTQALALYRQRYDTLGWTELTVYPGIPELIEALAQAGHRLAVVTSKNERAARRILGALPFGAAFEEIVGASDDGTRRFKPDLIAEALARLQGQAGECVMIGDRRMDIEGAAAHAMRSIGVLWGFGERDELLAAGAGQVVGTPSALADVLGVVLPRG from the coding sequence ATGGCATTTCTTCCTACCCTGTTCTTCGACCTGGACGGCACGCTGGTCGATTCCGAGCCCGGCATCGTCAACGGCATCGCGCATGTGTTCGAGGCGCTGCGCCAGCCCGTGCCGCCGCGCGAGGCGCTGCGCGCATGGATCGGCCCGCCGATGCGCGACAGCTTCCAGGCCGCCTTCGGCGACGAGACGCGGGTGACGCAGGCGCTTGCGCTCTACCGGCAGCGTTACGACACGCTGGGCTGGACTGAGCTGACGGTATATCCCGGCATTCCTGAGCTGATCGAGGCACTGGCGCAGGCCGGCCATCGACTGGCGGTGGTGACCTCGAAGAACGAGCGCGCGGCGCGGCGCATCCTGGGTGCATTGCCGTTCGGCGCGGCCTTCGAGGAAATCGTCGGCGCCAGCGACGACGGGACGCGCCGCTTCAAGCCCGACCTGATCGCCGAGGCGCTGGCGCGGCTGCAGGGGCAGGCCGGCGAGTGCGTGATGATCGGCGACCGCCGCATGGACATCGAAGGCGCCGCGGCCCACGCGATGCGCAGCATCGGCGTGCTGTGGGGCTTCGGCGAACGCGACGAACTGCTCGCGGCCGGCGCCGGGCAGGTGGTCGGGACGCCGTCGGCGCTGGCTGACGTGCTCGGCGTCGTGCTGCCGCGCGGTTGA
- a CDS encoding phosphoglycerate kinase, translated as MTIVRMSDLDLSGKRVLIRQDLNVPIENGQITSEQRITASVPTLKAALEQGAAVMVTSHLGRPKEGTWSEEDSLAPVAERLTALLGVKVELVRDWVDGVEVQPGQVVLLENCRMNVGEAKDDEALSKKYAALCDVFVMDAFGTAHRAQASTHGVIKYAPVAAGGPLLMAELDALGKALDNPAKPLLAIVAGSKVSTKLELLSNLVGKVDQLIVGGGIANTFIAAAGDSVGKSLCEPDLIGTAKQIVADAKARGAEIPLPTDVVVAKQFLPDAAATVKPVDKVEADDLILDIGPDTAQAYAALIAKAGTVVWNGPVGVFEFDAFGKGTETLARAIAASPAFSIAGGGDTLAAVDKYGIAKDVSYISTGGGAFLEFLEGKTLPAVAALEARGR; from the coding sequence ATGACCATCGTCCGCATGAGCGACCTCGACCTGTCCGGCAAGCGCGTGCTGATCCGGCAGGATCTCAACGTCCCGATCGAGAACGGCCAGATCACCTCCGAGCAGCGCATCACCGCTTCGGTGCCGACCCTCAAGGCCGCGCTGGAGCAGGGTGCCGCGGTGATGGTCACCTCGCACCTGGGTCGGCCGAAAGAAGGCACCTGGAGCGAGGAGGATTCGCTGGCGCCGGTGGCCGAGCGCCTGACCGCCCTGCTGGGCGTCAAGGTCGAACTGGTGCGCGACTGGGTCGACGGCGTGGAGGTCCAGCCCGGCCAGGTCGTGCTGCTGGAGAACTGCCGCATGAACGTGGGCGAGGCCAAGGACGACGAGGCGCTGTCGAAGAAGTACGCCGCGCTGTGCGACGTGTTCGTCATGGATGCCTTCGGTACCGCGCATCGCGCGCAGGCCTCCACCCATGGCGTGATCAAGTACGCGCCGGTCGCCGCCGGCGGCCCGCTGCTGATGGCCGAGCTGGACGCGCTGGGCAAGGCGCTGGACAACCCGGCCAAGCCGCTGCTGGCCATCGTCGCCGGCAGCAAGGTCTCGACCAAGCTCGAGCTGCTGTCCAACCTGGTCGGCAAGGTCGACCAGCTCATCGTCGGCGGCGGCATCGCCAACACCTTCATCGCCGCGGCGGGCGACAGCGTCGGCAAGTCGCTGTGCGAGCCGGACCTGATCGGCACGGCCAAGCAGATCGTCGCCGACGCCAAGGCGCGCGGCGCCGAGATCCCGCTGCCGACTGACGTGGTGGTGGCCAAGCAGTTCCTGCCCGACGCCGCCGCCACGGTGAAGCCGGTCGACAAGGTCGAGGCCGATGACCTGATCCTGGACATCGGCCCGGACACCGCCCAGGCCTACGCCGCGCTGATCGCCAAGGCCGGCACCGTGGTGTGGAACGGCCCGGTCGGCGTGTTCGAGTTCGACGCCTTCGGCAAGGGCACCGAGACCCTGGCGCGCGCGATCGCCGCCTCGCCGGCCTTCTCCATCGCCGGCGGCGGCGACACGCTCGCGGCCGTGGACAAGTACGGCATCGCCAAGGACGTGTCCTACATCTCCACCGGCGGCGGCGCGTTCCTGGAGTTCCTGGAAGGCAAGACGCTGCCGGCGGTCGCGGCGCTGGAAGCGCGCGGCCGCTGA